Proteins encoded in a region of the Lemur catta isolate mLemCat1 chromosome 14, mLemCat1.pri, whole genome shotgun sequence genome:
- the LOC123650379 gene encoding nuclear nucleic acid-binding protein C1D-like, protein MAGEEINEDYPVEIHEYLSTFENSIGAVDEMRKTMMSVSRNELLHKLDPLEQAKVDLVSAYTLNSMFWVYLATQGVNPKEHPVKQELERIRVYMNRVKEITDKKKAGKLDKGAAARFVKNALWEPKPKNASKVVNKGKSKN, encoded by the coding sequence ATGGCaggtgaagaaataaatgaagactatCCAGTAGAAATTCATGAGTATTTATCAACATTTGAGAATTCCATTGGTGCTGTGGATGAGATGCGGAAGACTATGATGTCTGTTTCTAGAAATGAGTTATTGCATAAGTTGGACCCACTTGAACAAGCGAAAGTGGATTTAGTTTCTGCCTACACATTAAATTCAATGTTTTGGGTTTACTTAGCAACTCAAGGAGTTAATCCTAAGGAACATCCAGTAAAGCAGGAATTGGAAAGAATCAGAGTATACATGAACAGAGTCAAGGAAATAACAGATAAGAAAAAGGCTGGCAAGCTGGACAAAGGTGCAGCTGCAAGATTTGTAAAAAATGCCCTCTGGGAACCAAAACCGAAAAATGCATCGAAAGTTGtcaataaaggaaaaagtaaaaactaa